The following coding sequences are from one Nicotiana tabacum cultivar K326 chromosome 1, ASM71507v2, whole genome shotgun sequence window:
- the LOC107803316 gene encoding serine/threonine-protein kinase VIK-like isoform X4, whose protein sequence is MDENKLHLSPPKQMLPQRMDSGGPYRLLHCSGLGDKEGVMQELGKGVEPNLVDYDRRTALHLAASEGCVEIVVLLLEKGADVNSTDRWGRTLGDSPTPCCIIDHGEVDMKDAALIGEQGAYGEVYLVKWRGTEVAAKTIRASIASNPMVKNAFLKELALWQKLRHPNIVQFLGVLKQSDRLIFLTEYLRNGSLYDQLRKKGRLDPLTAVAYALDIARGMNYLHQHKPHAIIHRDLTPRNVLQDEAGHLKVTDFGLSKIAQQKDSYGYKMTGGTGSYRYMAPEVYRRESYGKSVDVFSFALIVHEMFQGGPSNREAAPETVADKTAYEDYRPHLASYIFPEPVKTLLRECWHKNPDRRPSFQEIIERLEKIYETMQDKIVLGTCCSCMIL, encoded by the exons ATGGACGAGAATAAACTTCACTTGTCTCCTCCTAAG CAGATGCTACCTCAAAGAATGGACTCAGGAGGTCCTTATCGTCTTCTGCACTGTTCAGGTTTGGGTGACAAAGAAGGTGTGATGCAAGAGCTCGGAAAAGGAGTGGAACCCAATCTGGTTGACTATGATAGGAGAACAGCACTTCATTTAGCTGCCTCTGAAGGTTGTGTGGAGATTGTTGTTCTACTTCTTGAGAAAGGAGCTGATGTGAACTCCACAGATCGCTGGGGTCGAACT TTGGGTGACTCTCCTACGCCATGTTGTATAATTGATCATGGTGAAGTTGACATGAAGGATGCAGCTCTTATTGGAGAA CAGGGAGCATATGGTGAAGTTTATTTGGTAAAGTGGCGTGGCACAGAAGTTGCTGCAAAAACCATTCGCGCTTCCATTGCATCAAACCCAATGGTGAA GAATGCTTTTCTGAAGGAGCTAGCGTTGTGGCAAAAGTTGCGCCATCCCAATATTGTGCAGTTTCTTGGCGTCCTAAAGCAATCTGATCGATTGATCTTCCTTACTGAGTATCTTCGAAAT GGAAGCTTGTATGACCAATTGAGAAAGAAAGGAAGACTTGATCCACTGACAGCAGTTGCTTATGCATTAGATATTGCAAG AGGAATGAATTATCTTCATCAGCATAAGCCTCATGCTATTATCCATAGAGATTTGACTCCTAG AAATGTATTGCAGGATGAAGCAGGGCATCTTAAAGTCACAGACTTTGGACTCAGTAAAATTGCACAACAGAAGGATTCTTATGGTTACAAAATGACTGGAGGGACTGGATCAT ATCGATACATGGCTCCAGAAGTTTACCGTCGAGAATCATATGGAAAGAGTGTTGATGTTTTCTCATTTGCTCTAATCGTTCATGAG ATGTTCCAAGGAGGACCATCAAATAGGGAAGCAGCTCCAGAGACGGTGGCCGATAAGACAGCATACGAAGATTATCGGCCACATCTTGCTTCATACATATTTCCGGAGCCAGTCAAGAC GCTGCTTCGTGAATGCTGGCACAAGAACCCTGATCGTAGACCCTCCTTTCAAGAAATTATTGAACGGCTTGAGAAAATCTATGAAACTATGCAAGATAAGATAGTTTTGGGAACATGCTGTAGCTGTATGATATTATGA
- the LOC107803316 gene encoding serine/threonine-protein kinase VIK-like isoform X6: MQELGKGVEPNLVDYDRRTALHLAASEGCVEIVVLLLEKGADVNSTDRWGRTPLSDACNFGHKDVCKILGAHGGYDPLGDSPTPCCIIDHGEVDMKDAALIGEQGAYGEVYLVKWRGTEVAAKTIRASIASNPMVKNAFLKELALWQKLRHPNIVQFLGVLKQSDRLIFLTEYLRNGSLYDQLRKKGRLDPLTAVAYALDIARGMNYLHQHKPHAIIHRDLTPRNVLQDEAGHLKVTDFGLSKIAQQKDSYGYKMTGGTGSYRYMAPEVYRRESYGKSVDVFSFALIVHEMFQGGPSNREAAPETVADKTAYEDYRPHLASYIFPEPVKTLLRECWHKNPDRRPSFQEIIERLEKIYETMQDKIVLGTCCSCMIL; encoded by the exons ATGCAAGAGCTCGGAAAAGGAGTGGAACCCAATCTGGTTGACTATGATAGGAGAACAGCACTTCATTTAGCTGCCTCTGAAGGTTGTGTGGAGATTGTTGTTCTACTTCTTGAGAAAGGAGCTGATGTGAACTCCACAGATCGCTGGGGTCGAACT CCACTTTCCGATGCCTGCAACTTTGGTCACAAGGATGTCTGCAAGATATTAGGGGCACATGGTGGATATGATCCG TTGGGTGACTCTCCTACGCCATGTTGTATAATTGATCATGGTGAAGTTGACATGAAGGATGCAGCTCTTATTGGAGAA CAGGGAGCATATGGTGAAGTTTATTTGGTAAAGTGGCGTGGCACAGAAGTTGCTGCAAAAACCATTCGCGCTTCCATTGCATCAAACCCAATGGTGAA GAATGCTTTTCTGAAGGAGCTAGCGTTGTGGCAAAAGTTGCGCCATCCCAATATTGTGCAGTTTCTTGGCGTCCTAAAGCAATCTGATCGATTGATCTTCCTTACTGAGTATCTTCGAAAT GGAAGCTTGTATGACCAATTGAGAAAGAAAGGAAGACTTGATCCACTGACAGCAGTTGCTTATGCATTAGATATTGCAAG AGGAATGAATTATCTTCATCAGCATAAGCCTCATGCTATTATCCATAGAGATTTGACTCCTAG AAATGTATTGCAGGATGAAGCAGGGCATCTTAAAGTCACAGACTTTGGACTCAGTAAAATTGCACAACAGAAGGATTCTTATGGTTACAAAATGACTGGAGGGACTGGATCAT ATCGATACATGGCTCCAGAAGTTTACCGTCGAGAATCATATGGAAAGAGTGTTGATGTTTTCTCATTTGCTCTAATCGTTCATGAG ATGTTCCAAGGAGGACCATCAAATAGGGAAGCAGCTCCAGAGACGGTGGCCGATAAGACAGCATACGAAGATTATCGGCCACATCTTGCTTCATACATATTTCCGGAGCCAGTCAAGAC GCTGCTTCGTGAATGCTGGCACAAGAACCCTGATCGTAGACCCTCCTTTCAAGAAATTATTGAACGGCTTGAGAAAATCTATGAAACTATGCAAGATAAGATAGTTTTGGGAACATGCTGTAGCTGTATGATATTATGA
- the LOC107803316 gene encoding serine/threonine-protein kinase VIK-like isoform X3 yields the protein MDENKLHLSPPKMLPQRMDSGGPYRLLHCSGLGDKEGVMQELGKGVEPNLVDYDRRTALHLAASEGCVEIVVLLLEKGADVNSTDRWGRTPLSDACNFGHKDVCKILGAHGGYDPLGDSPTPCCIIDHGEVDMKDAALIGEQGAYGEVYLVKWRGTEVAAKTIRASIASNPMVKNAFLKELALWQKLRHPNIVQFLGVLKQSDRLIFLTEYLRNGSLYDQLRKKGRLDPLTAVAYALDIARGMNYLHQHKPHAIIHRDLTPRNVLQDEAGHLKVTDFGLSKIAQQKDSYGYKMTGGTGSYRYMAPEVYRRESYGKSVDVFSFALIVHEMFQGGPSNREAAPETVADKTAYEDYRPHLASYIFPEPVKTLLRECWHKNPDRRPSFQEIIERLEKIYETMQDKIVLGTCCSCMIL from the exons ATGGACGAGAATAAACTTCACTTGTCTCCTCCTAAG ATGCTACCTCAAAGAATGGACTCAGGAGGTCCTTATCGTCTTCTGCACTGTTCAGGTTTGGGTGACAAAGAAGGTGTGATGCAAGAGCTCGGAAAAGGAGTGGAACCCAATCTGGTTGACTATGATAGGAGAACAGCACTTCATTTAGCTGCCTCTGAAGGTTGTGTGGAGATTGTTGTTCTACTTCTTGAGAAAGGAGCTGATGTGAACTCCACAGATCGCTGGGGTCGAACT CCACTTTCCGATGCCTGCAACTTTGGTCACAAGGATGTCTGCAAGATATTAGGGGCACATGGTGGATATGATCCG TTGGGTGACTCTCCTACGCCATGTTGTATAATTGATCATGGTGAAGTTGACATGAAGGATGCAGCTCTTATTGGAGAA CAGGGAGCATATGGTGAAGTTTATTTGGTAAAGTGGCGTGGCACAGAAGTTGCTGCAAAAACCATTCGCGCTTCCATTGCATCAAACCCAATGGTGAA GAATGCTTTTCTGAAGGAGCTAGCGTTGTGGCAAAAGTTGCGCCATCCCAATATTGTGCAGTTTCTTGGCGTCCTAAAGCAATCTGATCGATTGATCTTCCTTACTGAGTATCTTCGAAAT GGAAGCTTGTATGACCAATTGAGAAAGAAAGGAAGACTTGATCCACTGACAGCAGTTGCTTATGCATTAGATATTGCAAG AGGAATGAATTATCTTCATCAGCATAAGCCTCATGCTATTATCCATAGAGATTTGACTCCTAG AAATGTATTGCAGGATGAAGCAGGGCATCTTAAAGTCACAGACTTTGGACTCAGTAAAATTGCACAACAGAAGGATTCTTATGGTTACAAAATGACTGGAGGGACTGGATCAT ATCGATACATGGCTCCAGAAGTTTACCGTCGAGAATCATATGGAAAGAGTGTTGATGTTTTCTCATTTGCTCTAATCGTTCATGAG ATGTTCCAAGGAGGACCATCAAATAGGGAAGCAGCTCCAGAGACGGTGGCCGATAAGACAGCATACGAAGATTATCGGCCACATCTTGCTTCATACATATTTCCGGAGCCAGTCAAGAC GCTGCTTCGTGAATGCTGGCACAAGAACCCTGATCGTAGACCCTCCTTTCAAGAAATTATTGAACGGCTTGAGAAAATCTATGAAACTATGCAAGATAAGATAGTTTTGGGAACATGCTGTAGCTGTATGATATTATGA
- the LOC142164210 gene encoding uncharacterized protein LOC142164210: MVARVVSLAAPGVSGKETPYPPCFLVMDASSKMMDRAAGGGFLRGFLAPIGMPSAQRVSHLLFVDDTLAFCDADMDQLTYLKQVQQWFQIVSGLKINLGKCEIFPVGEVANIDVLSYVLRCKVGSLPTTYLGLPLGASHKDTTIWNPVIERVEKRFAGWLKRYLSKAERKCSLKALYRIKNAILSAEHSLKESIFGPKKGVQERETEKLAPSSSEKHQKSGG; the protein is encoded by the exons ATGGTAGCCCGTGTGGTTTCTTTGGCAGCTCCAGGGGTCTCAGGCAAAGAGACCCCCTATCCCCCATGCTTTCTAGTGATGGATGCTTCGAGTAAAATGATGGATCGTGCGGCGGGCGGAGGCTTCTTGAGAGGATTCTTAGCTCCGATTGGGATGCCCAGTGCCCAAAGAGTCTCTCATTTGCTTTTTGTGGATGACACCTTGGCTTTCTGTGATGCCGATATGGATCAGTTGACCTACCTGAAGCAGGTCCAGCAGTGGTTTCAGATAGTATCAGGTCTCAAAATCAACCTCGGCAAGTGTGAGATTTTCCCGGTGGGTGAGGTTGCTAACATTGATGTTTTGTCTTATGTTCTCAGATGTAAGGTGGGCTCCCTTCCCACTACTTACCTGGGTCTCCCATTGGGCGCTTCGCATAAGGATACTACGATTTGGAATCCAGTGATCGAAAGGGTTGAAAAAAGATTTGCAGGCTGGCTGAAACGGTACTTGTCAAAGGCGGAAAGGAAGTGCTCATTAAAAGCACTTTATCGA ATTAAAAATGCAATACTGTCAGCAGAACATTCTCTGAAAGAGTCGATATTTGGACCAAAGAAAGGTGTTCAAGAACGCGAGACTGAGAAATTGGCCCCTAGCTCGTCAGAGAAACATCAAAAGTCTGGCGGCTAG
- the LOC107803316 gene encoding serine/threonine-protein kinase VIK-like isoform X5: protein MDENKLHLSPPKQMLPQRMDSGGPYRLLHCSGLGDKEGVMQELGKGVEPNLVDYDRRTALHLAASEGCVEIVVLLLEKGADVNSTDRWGRTLGDSPTPCCIIDHGEVDMKDAALIGEGAYGEVYLVKWRGTEVAAKTIRASIASNPMVKNAFLKELALWQKLRHPNIVQFLGVLKQSDRLIFLTEYLRNGSLYDQLRKKGRLDPLTAVAYALDIARGMNYLHQHKPHAIIHRDLTPRNVLQDEAGHLKVTDFGLSKIAQQKDSYGYKMTGGTGSYRYMAPEVYRRESYGKSVDVFSFALIVHEMFQGGPSNREAAPETVADKTAYEDYRPHLASYIFPEPVKTLLRECWHKNPDRRPSFQEIIERLEKIYETMQDKIVLGTCCSCMIL from the exons ATGGACGAGAATAAACTTCACTTGTCTCCTCCTAAG CAGATGCTACCTCAAAGAATGGACTCAGGAGGTCCTTATCGTCTTCTGCACTGTTCAGGTTTGGGTGACAAAGAAGGTGTGATGCAAGAGCTCGGAAAAGGAGTGGAACCCAATCTGGTTGACTATGATAGGAGAACAGCACTTCATTTAGCTGCCTCTGAAGGTTGTGTGGAGATTGTTGTTCTACTTCTTGAGAAAGGAGCTGATGTGAACTCCACAGATCGCTGGGGTCGAACT TTGGGTGACTCTCCTACGCCATGTTGTATAATTGATCATGGTGAAGTTGACATGAAGGATGCAGCTCTTATTGGAGAA GGAGCATATGGTGAAGTTTATTTGGTAAAGTGGCGTGGCACAGAAGTTGCTGCAAAAACCATTCGCGCTTCCATTGCATCAAACCCAATGGTGAA GAATGCTTTTCTGAAGGAGCTAGCGTTGTGGCAAAAGTTGCGCCATCCCAATATTGTGCAGTTTCTTGGCGTCCTAAAGCAATCTGATCGATTGATCTTCCTTACTGAGTATCTTCGAAAT GGAAGCTTGTATGACCAATTGAGAAAGAAAGGAAGACTTGATCCACTGACAGCAGTTGCTTATGCATTAGATATTGCAAG AGGAATGAATTATCTTCATCAGCATAAGCCTCATGCTATTATCCATAGAGATTTGACTCCTAG AAATGTATTGCAGGATGAAGCAGGGCATCTTAAAGTCACAGACTTTGGACTCAGTAAAATTGCACAACAGAAGGATTCTTATGGTTACAAAATGACTGGAGGGACTGGATCAT ATCGATACATGGCTCCAGAAGTTTACCGTCGAGAATCATATGGAAAGAGTGTTGATGTTTTCTCATTTGCTCTAATCGTTCATGAG ATGTTCCAAGGAGGACCATCAAATAGGGAAGCAGCTCCAGAGACGGTGGCCGATAAGACAGCATACGAAGATTATCGGCCACATCTTGCTTCATACATATTTCCGGAGCCAGTCAAGAC GCTGCTTCGTGAATGCTGGCACAAGAACCCTGATCGTAGACCCTCCTTTCAAGAAATTATTGAACGGCTTGAGAAAATCTATGAAACTATGCAAGATAAGATAGTTTTGGGAACATGCTGTAGCTGTATGATATTATGA
- the LOC107803316 gene encoding serine/threonine-protein kinase VIK-like isoform X2 — protein MDENKLHLSPPKQMLPQRMDSGGPYRLLHCSGLGDKEGVMQELGKGVEPNLVDYDRRTALHLAASEGCVEIVVLLLEKGADVNSTDRWGRTPLSDACNFGHKDVCKILGAHGGYDPLGDSPTPCCIIDHGEVDMKDAALIGEGAYGEVYLVKWRGTEVAAKTIRASIASNPMVKNAFLKELALWQKLRHPNIVQFLGVLKQSDRLIFLTEYLRNGSLYDQLRKKGRLDPLTAVAYALDIARGMNYLHQHKPHAIIHRDLTPRNVLQDEAGHLKVTDFGLSKIAQQKDSYGYKMTGGTGSYRYMAPEVYRRESYGKSVDVFSFALIVHEMFQGGPSNREAAPETVADKTAYEDYRPHLASYIFPEPVKTLLRECWHKNPDRRPSFQEIIERLEKIYETMQDKIVLGTCCSCMIL, from the exons ATGGACGAGAATAAACTTCACTTGTCTCCTCCTAAG CAGATGCTACCTCAAAGAATGGACTCAGGAGGTCCTTATCGTCTTCTGCACTGTTCAGGTTTGGGTGACAAAGAAGGTGTGATGCAAGAGCTCGGAAAAGGAGTGGAACCCAATCTGGTTGACTATGATAGGAGAACAGCACTTCATTTAGCTGCCTCTGAAGGTTGTGTGGAGATTGTTGTTCTACTTCTTGAGAAAGGAGCTGATGTGAACTCCACAGATCGCTGGGGTCGAACT CCACTTTCCGATGCCTGCAACTTTGGTCACAAGGATGTCTGCAAGATATTAGGGGCACATGGTGGATATGATCCG TTGGGTGACTCTCCTACGCCATGTTGTATAATTGATCATGGTGAAGTTGACATGAAGGATGCAGCTCTTATTGGAGAA GGAGCATATGGTGAAGTTTATTTGGTAAAGTGGCGTGGCACAGAAGTTGCTGCAAAAACCATTCGCGCTTCCATTGCATCAAACCCAATGGTGAA GAATGCTTTTCTGAAGGAGCTAGCGTTGTGGCAAAAGTTGCGCCATCCCAATATTGTGCAGTTTCTTGGCGTCCTAAAGCAATCTGATCGATTGATCTTCCTTACTGAGTATCTTCGAAAT GGAAGCTTGTATGACCAATTGAGAAAGAAAGGAAGACTTGATCCACTGACAGCAGTTGCTTATGCATTAGATATTGCAAG AGGAATGAATTATCTTCATCAGCATAAGCCTCATGCTATTATCCATAGAGATTTGACTCCTAG AAATGTATTGCAGGATGAAGCAGGGCATCTTAAAGTCACAGACTTTGGACTCAGTAAAATTGCACAACAGAAGGATTCTTATGGTTACAAAATGACTGGAGGGACTGGATCAT ATCGATACATGGCTCCAGAAGTTTACCGTCGAGAATCATATGGAAAGAGTGTTGATGTTTTCTCATTTGCTCTAATCGTTCATGAG ATGTTCCAAGGAGGACCATCAAATAGGGAAGCAGCTCCAGAGACGGTGGCCGATAAGACAGCATACGAAGATTATCGGCCACATCTTGCTTCATACATATTTCCGGAGCCAGTCAAGAC GCTGCTTCGTGAATGCTGGCACAAGAACCCTGATCGTAGACCCTCCTTTCAAGAAATTATTGAACGGCTTGAGAAAATCTATGAAACTATGCAAGATAAGATAGTTTTGGGAACATGCTGTAGCTGTATGATATTATGA
- the LOC107803316 gene encoding serine/threonine-protein kinase VIK-like isoform X1 codes for MDENKLHLSPPKQMLPQRMDSGGPYRLLHCSGLGDKEGVMQELGKGVEPNLVDYDRRTALHLAASEGCVEIVVLLLEKGADVNSTDRWGRTPLSDACNFGHKDVCKILGAHGGYDPLGDSPTPCCIIDHGEVDMKDAALIGEQGAYGEVYLVKWRGTEVAAKTIRASIASNPMVKNAFLKELALWQKLRHPNIVQFLGVLKQSDRLIFLTEYLRNGSLYDQLRKKGRLDPLTAVAYALDIARGMNYLHQHKPHAIIHRDLTPRNVLQDEAGHLKVTDFGLSKIAQQKDSYGYKMTGGTGSYRYMAPEVYRRESYGKSVDVFSFALIVHEMFQGGPSNREAAPETVADKTAYEDYRPHLASYIFPEPVKTLLRECWHKNPDRRPSFQEIIERLEKIYETMQDKIVLGTCCSCMIL; via the exons ATGGACGAGAATAAACTTCACTTGTCTCCTCCTAAG CAGATGCTACCTCAAAGAATGGACTCAGGAGGTCCTTATCGTCTTCTGCACTGTTCAGGTTTGGGTGACAAAGAAGGTGTGATGCAAGAGCTCGGAAAAGGAGTGGAACCCAATCTGGTTGACTATGATAGGAGAACAGCACTTCATTTAGCTGCCTCTGAAGGTTGTGTGGAGATTGTTGTTCTACTTCTTGAGAAAGGAGCTGATGTGAACTCCACAGATCGCTGGGGTCGAACT CCACTTTCCGATGCCTGCAACTTTGGTCACAAGGATGTCTGCAAGATATTAGGGGCACATGGTGGATATGATCCG TTGGGTGACTCTCCTACGCCATGTTGTATAATTGATCATGGTGAAGTTGACATGAAGGATGCAGCTCTTATTGGAGAA CAGGGAGCATATGGTGAAGTTTATTTGGTAAAGTGGCGTGGCACAGAAGTTGCTGCAAAAACCATTCGCGCTTCCATTGCATCAAACCCAATGGTGAA GAATGCTTTTCTGAAGGAGCTAGCGTTGTGGCAAAAGTTGCGCCATCCCAATATTGTGCAGTTTCTTGGCGTCCTAAAGCAATCTGATCGATTGATCTTCCTTACTGAGTATCTTCGAAAT GGAAGCTTGTATGACCAATTGAGAAAGAAAGGAAGACTTGATCCACTGACAGCAGTTGCTTATGCATTAGATATTGCAAG AGGAATGAATTATCTTCATCAGCATAAGCCTCATGCTATTATCCATAGAGATTTGACTCCTAG AAATGTATTGCAGGATGAAGCAGGGCATCTTAAAGTCACAGACTTTGGACTCAGTAAAATTGCACAACAGAAGGATTCTTATGGTTACAAAATGACTGGAGGGACTGGATCAT ATCGATACATGGCTCCAGAAGTTTACCGTCGAGAATCATATGGAAAGAGTGTTGATGTTTTCTCATTTGCTCTAATCGTTCATGAG ATGTTCCAAGGAGGACCATCAAATAGGGAAGCAGCTCCAGAGACGGTGGCCGATAAGACAGCATACGAAGATTATCGGCCACATCTTGCTTCATACATATTTCCGGAGCCAGTCAAGAC GCTGCTTCGTGAATGCTGGCACAAGAACCCTGATCGTAGACCCTCCTTTCAAGAAATTATTGAACGGCTTGAGAAAATCTATGAAACTATGCAAGATAAGATAGTTTTGGGAACATGCTGTAGCTGTATGATATTATGA
- the LOC107768724 gene encoding LIM domain-containing protein PLIM2c-like, whose protein sequence is MAFTGTLDKCKACDKTVYFVDLLTADGITYHKSCFKCSHCKGTLVMSNYSSMDGVLYCKPHFEQLFKECGNFSKNFQTSAKPEREHALTRTPSKLSAMFSGTQDKCAACNKTVYPLEKVTMEGESFHKSCFKCAHGGCPLTHATYASLDGVLYCKHHFAQLFMEKGTYQHVLEAANNKKINAETPTNNEPEDDEAAKETIDKQPEKEPDEEESQES, encoded by the exons ATGGCATTCACAGGAACATTGGATAAATGCAAAGCTTGTGATAAGACTGTTTATTTTGTTGATTTGTTGACTGCTGATGGTATAACTTACCATAAATCTTGCTTCAAATGCAGCCATTGCAAAGGCACTCTTGTG ATGAGCAACTACTCCTCTATGGATGGAGTCCTCTATTGCAAGCCTCATTTCGAACAGCTTTTTAAGGAATGTGGAAATTTTAGCAAGAACTTTCAGACTT CTGCTAAGCCTGAGAGGGAACATGCACTG ACTAGGACTCCAAGCAAACTCTCTGCCATGTTCTCTGGAACCCAAGACAAATGTGCAGCTTGCAACAAAACTGTCTATCCACTTGAAAAG GTGACAATGGAAGGAGAATCATTTCACAAATCATGTTTCAAGTGTGCTCATGGAGGTTGTCCACTTACACATGCAACTTATGCTTCACTTGATGGAGTCCTTTATTGCAAGCACCATTTTGCTCAACTCTTCATGGAAAAAGGCACTTATCAACATGTTCTTGAAGCTGCAAATAATAAGAAGATTAATGCTGAAACACCAACAAATAATGAACCTGAAGATGATGAGGCTGCTAAGGAAACAATTGATAAACAACCAGAAAAGGAACCTGATGAGGAAGAGTCACAAGAATCCTAA